The sequence CCGGTAGCGACGGACCGGCGAGAGAGTCGCGCCGGGTACTCGTCTTCGCCTCCAGTGCAGCAAGATTTGACTTCCGACGAGCAAGTATCGACTCGTAGGCCGCCACCCAGTCAATGGATTCGGCACCCAGATAATGATCCAGAATGTGATACGTAATGGATCGAAATGCCGCACCCGATTCCTGATTCGTGAGGATGATCGTGCCAAGCTTGATGTCTGGTATCATCGCAAGCTCCGAAACGTAACCAGGAAGTCCACCCGTGTGGGTTACCAATTTGTGGCCCTCGTAGTCGCGGATACCAAATCCCAGTGCATATCCCTGGAAATTGGGATGGCGACTAGCAAGCTCTGGCGCCGGACCACCAATCGGGATCGGAGTGACAGCCGACCAGAGTTCCGTCGTGGTCCCGGGCGAGAAGATGCGCCTGTCGTTCACTACACGCCCTGAGTCCAGTTGAACGACGAGCCACTTCGCCATATCGGCAGCGGTCGAGTTGATTCCACCCGCCGAGTTTCCAGAGATCGAGTCGAACGGCTTTACAACGGTCACAACTCCGCCAACGGGCGCATGCGTGGCCGAGACATTGCCCGACTCCTTCGCATACTTGTACCCGATCTTCGTTTCCGCCATTCCGACCGGCTCGAGAATGCGCGCGCGGACAAACTCATCGTACGTCTGCCCGCTGACCTCCTCGATCAACACGCCCGAGACCTTGTATAGAACATTGTCGTACGCGTACGCACTCCGGAAACTGGTAGCCGGCTTGAGATAACGTACGCGGTGCGCAATATCCTTTGCCGAGTAGTCGGACGGAGGCCACGTCATCAGATCGCCCTGGCCGAGGCCGAGACCGCTTCGATGCACCAGCAGGTCGCGCACTGTGATCTCGCGCGTGACCCACGGATCCCACATCTGGAACCAGGGGAGGTACTCGATGACCGGCTTGTCCCACTCGATCTTGCCCTCCTCAACGAGAAGTCCGAGCGCCGTTGCGGTGAACGCCTTCGTATTGGAGGCAATACCGAAGCGTGTGTGTTCGTCTACCGGTGCACGTTCGCCAAGACGGCGTACCCCGTAGCCCTTGGCGTGAACCACCTTGCCGTCTTTCACTATGGCAACAGCGATACCGGGCACCTCGAACGCCTTCATGACACGGTCGATGTGTGAGTCCAGATCCGGAGGAGGACCTTGCCAGGACACCTGACCGACAGAAAGCTCTGTGACTGACGTCGCGAGTATTGCACACAGAAGAAATCGGCGAAGCGGTGTTGTCATAGGTCCGTCTTGGTTTGGATCAATTACTTCAGCGTCGGCCGAGAAGAAAGGGATGGGGGACAATTTTAGCGAGTTTCAATCGTGCTTCAGACATCACTCCGCATCCATCCCGAAATACGCCATCATCCAGATCGCACCCGCAGTTCCATCCATCGTCGGTTCGTTGGTGGAGTAGTCGCCGCGGTCGTCGTGATACACCACATACGGATTCTGAAACGCAGTGAACTCGTCCGGCTCGGTCAGCTCCAGACCCGCAAGGCTGTTGTAGATCGTGGCGTACACCGGCCCGTCGACCAGGCCACCCGGCACCATTTCCTCTGTCAGCACATAGACGCTCGTGTGCACGTCCAGCGGAAACTCGCCATCATGCGGAATGCCGGTAAACATCGACGTGCCCCACGGATTGCGACCGAGCAGCCAGTCGCGCTGACGCAGCATGAAGTCGTGATATCGCATGTCGCCCGTCATGCGCTCGTACAGCAACACCTGCGTGATCAGCGCCGTCGCCAGATTGTTCGAGCACCAGATAAACGGCACTCCGATCCCGAACGCATTTCTGCTTCCACGCGCTACCGCCGCCTCGATGCCGTCCCGATAGTATCCAGCCAGCGAATCACGTAAGGCCTCGTCCACGTGTGGGTACAGTGCGAAGTGCCCGACGTTCAC comes from Rhodothermales bacterium and encodes:
- a CDS encoding serine hydrolase, which codes for MTTPLRRFLLCAILATSVTELSVGQVSWQGPPPDLDSHIDRVMKAFEVPGIAVAIVKDGKVVHAKGYGVRRLGERAPVDEHTRFGIASNTKAFTATALGLLVEEGKIEWDKPVIEYLPWFQMWDPWVTREITVRDLLVHRSGLGLGQGDLMTWPPSDYSAKDIAHRVRYLKPATSFRSAYAYDNVLYKVSGVLIEEVSGQTYDEFVRARILEPVGMAETKIGYKYAKESGNVSATHAPVGGVVTVVKPFDSISGNSAGGINSTAADMAKWLVVQLDSGRVVNDRRIFSPGTTTELWSAVTPIPIGGPAPELASRHPNFQGYALGFGIRDYEGHKLVTHTGGLPGYVSELAMIPDIKLGTIILTNQESGAAFRSITYHILDHYLGAESIDWVAAYESILARRKSNLAALEAKTSTRRDSLAGPSLPVDSYVGTYRDDWYGDIDIVMVEGGLEIRFTHTPSLTGSLEHWQHDTFVARWYDRELRADAFVTFSLDPSGAIDEAKMRAVSPATDFSYDFHDLLLKRVSTTRMAE